TACAGAATCACATCACTAGCAAACATGGCAAATAACTATTAAATCAAAGTAAACTTTTATACAGCACAATAAAAGACAGTGTATATGAAAAACTAATCATGATATATCATTTCAATATCAATAAATTATTCATCTGTAATCCTTAAAATAAGTCTAAATATTACATTGCACGAGGCTACTAAGTCTGCTATAAACTAAAGTGTTTGTATACATGAAATTAGTATGGATACATTATATCATTTTCCACTTTGTCCTTTTTCCAGAAAAGTACGTATCTTTCTTAAAGAAAAAAAGTTTAACTTTCATCAAATAGAGGAAAATCCTTGGAAAAAGCGCGAAGGGTTTATAAAAATTAACCCCGTATGTCAGGTTCCTGTATTAATCAGTGGACAGCATGTAATTGCAGATAGTCAAGCAATTTGTGAATACATTGAAGAATTATATGATAGCGTATCCCTACTTGGAAGTTCACTACATGTAAGATCAATAGTACGTAAATTAATATATTGGATTGACTATAAATTTTATCATGAAATTACAAGGTACATAATAAACGAGAAAGTATCGAAATATTATATAAAAAATGCAAGTCCAGATTCCAGATTTATTCAAGCAGCAAGACAAAATTTACTACCTCATATCAGATACATAGAACGATTACTTAATGCCAATAGTTGGGTTGCATGCAATGAATTTACTTTAGCAGATATAACATTAGCTGCACATATATCAGTGCTAGATTACATGAATATCTTTCCATGGCATTTAACAGCTATATTAAAAGAATGGTATTCTATAATAAAGTCAAAACCATCATTTAGTGATATACTAAACGACAAAGTAACAGGTATAATACCTCCTGTACACTATAACAAACTAGATTTTTAAATGTTACTACATTACCTCTAGTCTTACTTACAAGTTAGGCGTATAAGTCATTATAAGTATTATAAACTTATACAATATAGTTATAATTCTTATACTATTTACTTCACACAACCTTAGTTTTTGAAAGTTGCTAAATTATTAACTGTATAACAATAGATTTTTTTCATAATTTACGAAATAAAATCTACGATATACAATACCATTAATTATACATTTCACAAATATCACAGAATTTTATTAACATGAAACCAAATCCATCTAATATAAACCTACCAAATGGATATACTCTAGAACATCATAAGATTTTATACAGTACAAACCATGAAGCAATTAAGCTCGCAGAATGTGGAGCTGAAGACGGTACTATAATTATATCTGACGAACAAATTAAAGGACGAGGAAGGTATGAACGTATATGGCATTCTCCTAAAGGTAATTTATATTTCAGTGTTATCATAACAAAATTTGTAGAAGTATTCCCTTTATCATTTATTGCAGCATTATCTGTTGGAAAAACACTTGAAGAAATACTAAAAAATAACGACAATATAATATCAAAAGTGCAATATAAATGGCCCAATGATATATTAGTAAATAGTAAAAAGATATCAGGTATACTATTAGAAAGCAGAACATCAAATAATATATTACAAAAATGGATAGTAGTTGGAATAGGCATTAATATGTATAAAGCTCCAGCATATGCAACAACAATCAACAAACACTGTCACAATTTCACTTTATCTAATCTAGAGTTACTAGAAAAAGTAATAAATAACTTTAACAATTTTAGAAAGCATTACATTCATCACGGATTTACAAATATAAGAGATTTATGGCTTAAACAAACATGCCACTTAAATAGCCATATCACTGTCAAAAGCCACACCCATACCTATACAGGACAATTTATTACAATAGATATAAAAGGTAATATGATTATGAAACAAGACGATAAAACAATATGTATTACTTCAGGAGAAATATTTAATATCACATAAGGCAAGTACAACTTGAATATGGCTATATCATTATCAGTAAGACATATATGCAATACACCGTTTAATAACACAAAAAATACCAGGCTAATTATGCTTAATATAAAGTTATAATATACCAAGTAATATGAACACTTAAGTAATTTTACTTACGTACATATTATAGAAAATATTTATTTAATACCCAATAAAGTACATTAACTATAATAATGAAACACAATATGAAAGGATACATCATAAATTAATATATCCTTCCACTAATAACAAAAATGCATAATCAAGTACATAAAAAAAATAAAAACATCATTGACTAAATAATATATTCAATATAGAATTAATATGTTACATTTAGGATTTAAAGTATGTTAGCGTGGCGATTTAGTATTTAAGTGCGAGCTTAGGTATTTTGATAAATTGGTTACTTTAAAGATATGTAATAACGTCATGAGTTTTATCCATCTGCCAGGCAGGTGTTTTAGTGTCTATAAAATTGTATACTTTTCTCACTATCTTGTTATTTAAATAATTAAAATACCTACTTTAAGAGTATAGGCACCTAATCTTATACTCTTGTAACTAAATAATTGCATACCCTACTATAATACATATGCAGTTATTAGAAAATATTCTCAATTAACATGGAGGTAAAAATATGCCAGGAAAACCAGAGCTTAGTAACAATCAGCTAAAACTTTACAATAGAGTACAACAACACATAAACAATAATCAAGTTGTTAAAAGCATAAGTTTTACATCAAAACCACTAAGTTATATTTCTTATCGTATAAATTCCTTATTTTTTGGTAGTAAAAATACTGCACATGAAAACTGTACCATAGTAACTGAAGAATTTACTTGTGATCTAATTCTAGCTTCAGCAGATTTTGAAGATTTTATACAAGTAACAGCATGCCTAAACGAAGATTTAAAAGAGCAATGTAATGCTGATGGTATATTATTCTTATATGCTCTTCTCCCAAGGCTAACAAAACACATCTCCAATAAATTAGCAGCAGGTGGTATATTATCACACAATGCATCTACCATTGAAAATATATTAAGCACAGCTACTGAAGGATTAGAGAATAGTTTCAATCCAACAGATATTACATGTTATGAAGAATTTATAGATAGTATCTTAAATCCAAGTAATCAAGAC
This Ehrlichia japonica DNA region includes the following protein-coding sequences:
- a CDS encoding glutathione S-transferase family protein, translating into MDTLYHFPLCPFSRKVRIFLKEKKFNFHQIEENPWKKREGFIKINPVCQVPVLISGQHVIADSQAICEYIEELYDSVSLLGSSLHVRSIVRKLIYWIDYKFYHEITRYIINEKVSKYYIKNASPDSRFIQAARQNLLPHIRYIERLLNANSWVACNEFTLADITLAAHISVLDYMNIFPWHLTAILKEWYSIIKSKPSFSDILNDKVTGIIPPVHYNKLDF
- a CDS encoding biotin--[acetyl-CoA-carboxylase] ligase, with the translated sequence MKPNPSNINLPNGYTLEHHKILYSTNHEAIKLAECGAEDGTIIISDEQIKGRGRYERIWHSPKGNLYFSVIITKFVEVFPLSFIAALSVGKTLEEILKNNDNIISKVQYKWPNDILVNSKKISGILLESRTSNNILQKWIVVGIGINMYKAPAYATTINKHCHNFTLSNLELLEKVINNFNNFRKHYIHHGFTNIRDLWLKQTCHLNSHITVKSHTHTYTGQFITIDIKGNMIMKQDDKTICITSGEIFNIT